A genome region from Nitrospirota bacterium includes the following:
- the flhF gene encoding flagellar biosynthesis protein FlhF, whose translation MKIKTFQALTMSDAIRSIKEELGPDAVILSSKQIRKGSGVFGIFGRPMVEVAAAVDAKALPLRNRSGGSSKRVPDVSSRERQQSAAVPRQGVQGGAVRRIVPWEPPREEAPRRQASTRQAQPPRQADPVRHWDEPDRDTRFEAALSSQMQEECEPDMPFPDHQAQSQGRSQAAPPGRAAAQGSGGRAEWARIQEEVQGLRRLVESSLQGRPRLETEPALSPPSGQLAAWQQHFLRAGLEPEQASRLVAEAQRRLQPTDLRSESAIRQALHRVLTQEVKVSGPLLGLGDWKKTVIFTGPTGVGKTTTIAKLAAQYRLKEKRSVALITLDTYRVAAVEHLRMYANVLGVTMDVALTKQEALDCIRKRSKAELILIDTAGRSPRDEAGIEELRRLIALDHPLETHLVLSATTRERDLKDGAIRYAGLPIDRLLFTKLDETSGFGGIFDLMGRTGLPLSYLSTGQRVPEDLDVARPERVADLLLDGELKPAASGVKREA comes from the coding sequence ATGAAGATCAAGACGTTTCAGGCCCTGACGATGAGCGATGCCATCCGGTCCATCAAGGAAGAATTGGGGCCCGATGCCGTGATCCTGTCCAGCAAACAAATCCGGAAGGGCAGCGGCGTCTTCGGGATTTTCGGGCGGCCCATGGTCGAGGTCGCGGCCGCGGTGGATGCGAAGGCCCTGCCCCTACGGAACCGGTCCGGCGGCTCGAGCAAGCGCGTGCCCGACGTCTCGTCGCGCGAGCGCCAGCAGTCGGCTGCGGTGCCGCGTCAGGGGGTGCAGGGCGGAGCCGTCCGTCGGATCGTACCCTGGGAGCCTCCCCGCGAAGAGGCGCCGCGCCGTCAGGCGTCCACGCGTCAGGCGCAGCCGCCGCGTCAGGCGGATCCGGTCCGGCACTGGGACGAACCGGACCGGGACACTCGATTTGAGGCGGCGCTCAGCAGCCAGATGCAGGAGGAGTGCGAACCGGACATGCCGTTTCCGGACCACCAGGCGCAGAGCCAGGGGCGTTCCCAGGCTGCGCCGCCGGGCCGGGCTGCGGCGCAGGGATCGGGGGGCCGTGCGGAATGGGCACGGATACAGGAAGAGGTGCAAGGGCTCCGGCGGCTCGTGGAGTCCTCGCTGCAGGGCCGGCCTCGTCTGGAGACGGAGCCGGCGCTTTCCCCTCCGTCCGGTCAGCTGGCCGCATGGCAGCAACATTTTCTCAGGGCCGGTTTGGAGCCGGAGCAGGCGAGCCGCCTGGTTGCGGAGGCGCAGCGCCGGTTGCAGCCGACGGACCTGCGGTCCGAGTCGGCGATCCGGCAGGCGTTGCACCGGGTGCTGACACAGGAGGTGAAAGTCAGCGGCCCCCTGTTGGGGTTGGGAGACTGGAAGAAGACCGTCATCTTTACCGGACCGACCGGCGTGGGCAAGACCACCACGATCGCCAAGCTGGCGGCCCAGTATCGCCTCAAGGAGAAACGGTCTGTGGCCCTGATTACCTTGGATACCTATCGTGTGGCGGCGGTGGAACATCTGCGGATGTACGCCAACGTGCTCGGGGTGACCATGGATGTGGCGCTGACCAAACAGGAAGCGCTGGACTGCATTCGCAAACGAAGCAAGGCGGAGCTGATCCTGATCGACACGGCCGGGCGGAGCCCGCGGGACGAGGCGGGCATAGAAGAGCTGCGCCGGTTGATCGCCTTGGATCATCCGTTGGAGACGCACCTGGTGCTCTCCGCCACGACCCGGGAGCGGGATTTGAAAGACGGCGCGATACGGTATGCGGGGCTTCCCATCGATCGGCTGCTCTTCACCAAGCTGGACGAAACGAGCGGTTTCGGTGGAATCTTCGATCTGATGGGGCGGACGGGCTTGCCCCTTTCCTATCTCAGCACAGGCCAGCGCGTCCCCGAAGACCTGGACGTTGCCAGGCCGGAGCGTGTGGCGGACCTGCTGCTGGATGGGGAGTTGAAGCCGGCGGCGAGCGGCGTGAAGCGTGAAGCGTGA
- the flgF gene encoding flagellar basal-body rod protein FlgF — translation MAIAFVQARSSQTPSIKGHEMNRGIYPILSGALAQEERIQVLSNNIANLKTGGFKRVEPVFQSILGTAGRLAGSFGPGADQQPVMGGLPQGANERVFVQSINLATNFGGGQLKKTDNPFDLAVQGKGFFEVQTPHGVLYTRNGSFHLDNKRHLVTEAGSAVMGDKGPIVLKPGDAKVAPDGRIQVDDATVARIKLVEFPENQPPLQVGGGFFSGQNPKPVKDVALLSGHIEESNVNSFAEMARLIEVMRSYESAQKLLMTFDKTTETSIQELGRAT, via the coding sequence ATGGCTATTGCTTTTGTTCAGGCGAGATCATCGCAGACACCATCCATCAAGGGCCATGAGATGAACCGAGGCATTTACCCCATCCTGTCCGGCGCGTTGGCTCAAGAAGAGCGGATTCAGGTGCTGTCGAACAACATCGCGAACCTGAAAACCGGCGGGTTCAAACGGGTTGAGCCGGTGTTTCAGTCCATCTTGGGGACCGCGGGTCGGCTGGCCGGCTCGTTCGGCCCAGGCGCGGATCAGCAGCCGGTGATGGGCGGGCTGCCGCAAGGAGCCAACGAACGGGTCTTCGTCCAGTCGATCAATCTGGCGACGAACTTCGGCGGCGGGCAACTGAAAAAAACCGACAACCCCTTCGACCTAGCCGTCCAGGGCAAGGGATTTTTCGAAGTGCAAACCCCGCACGGGGTGCTCTATACCCGGAACGGCTCCTTTCACCTCGATAACAAGCGCCACTTGGTAACGGAAGCCGGATCGGCGGTCATGGGGGACAAGGGGCCGATCGTGTTGAAGCCCGGCGACGCCAAGGTCGCGCCGGACGGGCGCATCCAGGTGGACGATGCGACGGTGGCCCGGATCAAGCTGGTGGAGTTTCCCGAGAACCAGCCGCCGCTGCAGGTCGGCGGAGGCTTCTTTTCGGGACAGAATCCCAAGCCGGTGAAGGACGTCGCGTTGCTGTCCGGACATATCGAGGAATCGAACGTCAACAGCTTTGCGGAAATGGCCCGCCTCATCGAAGTGATGCGCAGCTATGAATCAGCGCAAAAGCTGCTCAT
- the fliQ gene encoding flagellar biosynthesis protein FliQ, which translates to MNPDIVVELGRRAIETTLLVSAPMLGLSLAVGLLVSVFQAMTQINEATLTFAPKILAVFVVALLFFPWMLSVLISFMTGILTSIPDYAY; encoded by the coding sequence ATGAATCCGGATATCGTGGTGGAGCTGGGGCGGCGGGCGATCGAGACCACGTTGCTAGTCTCGGCTCCGATGCTGGGCTTGAGCCTGGCGGTTGGGCTGCTGGTGAGCGTGTTTCAGGCCATGACCCAGATCAACGAGGCCACGTTGACCTTTGCGCCGAAAATCCTGGCGGTGTTCGTGGTGGCGTTGCTGTTTTTTCCGTGGATGTTGAGCGTGCTGATCAGCTTCATGACCGGCATTCTGACGAGCATTCCGGACTACGCCTACTGA
- a CDS encoding EAL domain-containing protein — translation MESSKGFSSDVAPQRPQAGREPAAVPSEWYGVALPLALILCFVVGLGVGLYALFSLRQAMTQERGAALAGTAADVADRLDSLLFERYVDIRALADHAVLRNGTPDAQSGVLRRYQEVSDNYAWLSLTDAQGRVVAASREILRGRDMSGEDWFLAVSETEHVHLGRAQQAPGGGGLIGVTFSAPVSGQDGEFLGVVAGLVALDRLRAIIDEGGNVRYGSRDGEALHWLLVDQNGVILSESGDQARHDQPAGNLLDLKVPSVVRAAMGEPGAQGFVEESHYRRLSPVVTGYARTPSYRSFLGFDWTVLVPRDRDQVYAPINRLVWAVGGMGLLLIVPLTGFGLWASRRLLRDIAQRKLAEQRLDDLAYYDPLTGLPNRRLFMDLLMQALARARRTDRLVAVLFLDLDRFKLVNDSLGHGVGDILLKTIAIRLSGCVRATDTVSRLGGDEFTVILEDLTGAEDAARIAQKVLDVVAVPVMLDGHEVFVAGSVGIALYPTDHEDRDALIKSADTAMYSAKEEGGVFRFYAAEMNTRSFERLTLETGLRHALQRQEFVLHYQPLVDFRVGTMVGVEALVRWQHPERGMLSPDKFIPLAEETGLIVPLGEWVLRTACAQIKAWQDGGFPHLRVAVNLSRRQFQQKNLVETVARVLWETGLDPRSLELELTESLLIQDAEGTIAMLKALHAMGIRLSIDDFGAEYSSLGYLKRLPINTLKIDQSFVRDIATNANDASITKAIITLGHCLNLNVVAEGVETEGQAAFLRAQRCNEMQGYYFSHALAPASLGQLLESWKPGLVGRAPDSSKGNALTSA, via the coding sequence TTGGAGTCATCGAAGGGGTTCTCATCCGACGTAGCGCCCCAACGTCCCCAGGCAGGTCGTGAACCGGCAGCGGTGCCGTCCGAGTGGTATGGCGTTGCCTTGCCGCTTGCTCTGATTCTTTGTTTTGTCGTCGGGCTGGGGGTGGGCCTCTATGCCCTGTTCTCCTTGCGCCAGGCGATGACCCAGGAACGGGGGGCGGCGTTGGCCGGCACGGCGGCAGACGTTGCGGATCGCCTCGACAGCCTGTTGTTCGAGCGCTACGTGGACATCCGCGCACTGGCCGACCACGCGGTGCTGAGGAACGGAACTCCGGACGCGCAGTCCGGTGTTCTGCGCCGCTACCAGGAGGTCTCCGACAATTACGCCTGGTTGAGTCTGACCGATGCGCAGGGGCGCGTGGTGGCGGCCAGCCGTGAGATATTACGAGGCCGGGACATGAGCGGGGAAGACTGGTTCCTCGCCGTGAGCGAGACGGAGCATGTGCATCTGGGCCGCGCGCAACAGGCCCCCGGGGGCGGCGGGCTCATCGGGGTCACCTTTTCCGCGCCGGTGAGCGGGCAGGACGGCGAGTTCCTGGGGGTGGTGGCCGGCTTGGTGGCCCTGGACCGTTTGCGCGCAATCATCGACGAAGGGGGCAACGTTCGATACGGGAGCCGGGACGGCGAAGCGTTGCACTGGCTGCTCGTGGATCAGAACGGTGTGATTTTAAGCGAGTCCGGAGACCAGGCACGGCACGATCAGCCGGCCGGCAATCTGCTCGACTTGAAGGTCCCGTCCGTCGTCCGGGCCGCGATGGGCGAGCCAGGCGCACAGGGGTTTGTCGAGGAATCTCATTACCGCCGGTTGAGTCCCGTGGTGACCGGCTATGCGCGGACCCCCAGTTACCGGAGCTTTCTCGGATTCGACTGGACGGTCCTGGTGCCGCGGGATCGCGACCAAGTCTACGCGCCGATCAACCGGTTGGTCTGGGCGGTGGGCGGCATGGGGCTCCTGCTCATCGTACCGCTGACCGGATTCGGATTATGGGCATCCCGTCGGTTGCTGCGGGACATCGCGCAACGGAAGCTGGCCGAACAGCGGTTGGACGATCTGGCCTACTACGATCCCTTGACCGGACTGCCCAATCGCCGCCTGTTTATGGATTTGCTCATGCAAGCCTTGGCCAGGGCCCGCCGCACGGACCGTCTCGTGGCGGTCTTGTTCCTGGACCTGGATCGGTTCAAGCTGGTCAACGATTCGTTGGGCCACGGGGTCGGGGACATTCTCTTGAAAACCATTGCCATCCGTCTGAGCGGCTGCGTCCGCGCGACGGACACGGTGTCCCGACTGGGCGGGGACGAGTTTACCGTGATCCTCGAAGATCTTACCGGCGCCGAGGATGCGGCCCGCATCGCGCAGAAGGTCCTGGACGTCGTGGCGGTCCCGGTGATGCTGGACGGGCACGAGGTCTTTGTGGCCGGGAGCGTCGGGATCGCCCTCTATCCGACCGACCACGAAGACCGGGATGCGCTGATCAAGAGCGCCGATACCGCCATGTACTCGGCCAAGGAGGAGGGCGGAGTCTTCCGGTTTTATGCGGCCGAAATGAATACCCGGTCGTTCGAACGGTTGACGCTGGAAACGGGTTTGCGCCATGCGCTCCAGCGGCAGGAGTTCGTGCTGCATTACCAGCCCCTGGTGGATTTCCGGGTCGGGACCATGGTGGGGGTGGAGGCGTTGGTCCGCTGGCAGCACCCGGAGCGAGGCATGCTGTCGCCGGACAAGTTCATTCCACTGGCGGAAGAAACGGGCTTGATCGTGCCGCTGGGCGAGTGGGTGCTGCGGACCGCCTGCGCGCAAATCAAGGCCTGGCAGGATGGCGGGTTCCCGCATCTTCGGGTGGCCGTGAATCTGTCGCGGCGTCAGTTCCAGCAGAAGAATCTCGTGGAAACGGTCGCCCGGGTCCTGTGGGAAACCGGGCTGGATCCCCGCAGTCTCGAATTGGAGCTGACCGAGAGCCTGTTGATCCAAGATGCGGAAGGCACCATCGCCATGCTGAAGGCCTTGCACGCAATGGGGATCCGGCTCTCGATCGACGATTTCGGCGCGGAGTACTCGTCGTTGGGGTATCTGAAGCGGCTCCCGATCAATACGTTGAAAATCGACCAGTCCTTCGTGCGCGACATCGCCACCAATGCCAACGATGCGTCGATCACCAAGGCGATCATTACGTTGGGCCATTGCCTGAACCTCAACGTGGTCGCGGAGGGCGTGGAAACCGAGGGCCAGGCGGCCTTTCTGAGGGCCCAACGGTGCAACGAGATGCAGGGGTATTATTTCAGTCATGCGCTGGCGCCGGCCTCGTTGGGTCAGCTGCTGGAATCCTGGAAGCCGGGCCTCGTCGGCCGCGCGCCGGATTCCTCCAAGGGCAATGCGCTGACATCGGCCTGA
- a CDS encoding FliA/WhiG family RNA polymerase sigma factor, translated as MNPVLDSKASKAVASEAERERVIREFAPIIKAMAHRLAFRLPAHLDADDLISVGVIGLMDALEKYDPSREAKFKTYAEFRIRGAMLDEIRSMDWVPRSVHERIGLLQKTHVELQKKHGRPPTDEEVAKALGLSLAELDDFLTRSQGAVLLSIQDLGSQETDGHGILRMLVDRQHPDPLSTVINDNIREIIGKAIEQLAEKERLVLTLYYYEELTMKEIGGLLKVTESRVCQIHAKAILRLKAKLQSVL; from the coding sequence ATGAACCCAGTCCTCGATTCCAAAGCTTCGAAAGCCGTCGCTTCGGAGGCGGAGCGCGAGCGGGTGATCCGCGAATTCGCCCCGATCATCAAGGCCATGGCCCATCGTTTGGCGTTCCGATTGCCGGCGCACCTAGATGCCGACGATCTGATTTCGGTGGGGGTGATCGGGTTGATGGACGCGCTGGAGAAGTATGACCCGTCGCGCGAGGCGAAGTTCAAAACCTATGCGGAATTCCGGATTCGCGGCGCGATGCTGGATGAGATTCGCTCCATGGATTGGGTGCCTCGTTCCGTGCACGAACGGATCGGACTCTTGCAGAAGACTCACGTGGAGCTGCAGAAAAAACACGGCCGCCCGCCGACGGACGAGGAAGTCGCGAAAGCCTTGGGTCTGTCGCTGGCCGAACTGGACGATTTTCTCACCCGATCCCAGGGCGCCGTGTTGCTGAGCATTCAGGACCTGGGCTCGCAGGAAACCGACGGACACGGCATTCTGCGGATGCTGGTCGACCGGCAGCATCCGGATCCCCTCTCGACGGTGATCAACGACAACATCCGCGAGATCATCGGCAAGGCGATCGAACAGTTGGCGGAAAAAGAACGACTGGTCCTGACCCTGTATTACTATGAGGAACTGACGATGAAAGAGATCGGCGGGCTGCTCAAGGTGACCGAGTCCCGCGTCTGTCAGATTCATGCCAAGGCGATTCTCCGCCTGAAGGCCAAACTACAGTCGGTGCTCTAA
- the fliR gene encoding flagellar biosynthetic protein FliR: MMPHILHIALPQFQHLLVVLVRIGGILAVMPIIGSRSVPPTVKVGVALALGLALLPVVRVPDLPEDPLRMTLGLGAEFLVGLVIGMALSLLFAGIELAGDMMSTQMGLGMAQLLDPSTSHSSPLISHLYTLLASLIFLSLNAHFILVQAVASSFDLVVPFGASLSENVMQDIVRLSQGMFLIALKLAAPVMVTMLLVNLGMAVIGRSVTQMNVFLLSQPLTITAGLLVMGAGLPFTFSLYESEFIRLEDLLRDLMRMLGHG; this comes from the coding sequence ATGATGCCCCACATCCTCCACATCGCCTTGCCCCAGTTTCAACATCTGCTGGTGGTGCTGGTGCGGATCGGGGGCATCCTGGCCGTGATGCCCATCATCGGCAGCCGCTCGGTGCCCCCGACGGTCAAGGTGGGGGTGGCGCTGGCCCTGGGGCTGGCCTTGCTGCCGGTCGTGCGGGTGCCGGACCTGCCGGAGGATCCCCTGCGCATGACGCTGGGGTTGGGGGCCGAGTTTCTGGTCGGCCTGGTGATCGGGATGGCCCTCAGTCTGCTCTTTGCGGGGATCGAGTTGGCGGGCGACATGATGAGCACCCAGATGGGGCTCGGGATGGCGCAGCTCTTGGACCCCTCGACGTCCCACTCATCGCCGCTCATCAGCCACCTCTATACGCTCCTGGCTTCGCTGATCTTTTTGTCGTTGAACGCGCATTTTATCTTGGTCCAGGCGGTGGCGAGCAGCTTCGATCTGGTGGTGCCGTTCGGCGCGAGCCTGTCGGAGAATGTGATGCAGGACATCGTTCGTCTCTCCCAGGGCATGTTTCTGATCGCCCTGAAGTTGGCCGCGCCCGTGATGGTCACGATGCTGCTGGTCAACCTGGGTATGGCGGTCATCGGTCGGTCGGTCACGCAAATGAACGTGTTCCTGTTGAGCCAACCCCTGACGATTACGGCCGGGCTGCTGGTCATGGGCGCCGGGCTCCCGTTCACGTTCAGTCTGTACGAATCCGAATTCATCCGCCTGGAAGATCTGCTTCGCGATCTCATGAGGATGCTGGGCCATGGCTGA
- the flhA gene encoding flagellar biosynthesis protein FlhA: MSAQQQTMTGINIGKYPDVVMSVSVVGILMIMLLPLPRFALDLLLSFNITLAIIVLLVGMQVRKPLEFSVFPSVLLLVTLLRLSLNIASTRLILLHGNEGAAAAGEVIRAFGNFVVGGNYTVGLVVFTILVIINFVVVTKGAGRIAEVAARFTLDAMPGKQMSIDADLNAGLINESEARRRRKEIAEEADFYGAMDGASKFVRGDAIAAVVIILVNIIGGLTIGVLQQSMSLAAAAQVYTLLTVGEGLVAQVPALIISTAAGMIVTRAASESDLGQDIANQILVSPKVFATASVILVGMGLVPGLPHLAFIALGGLVGWLAYELTQQQRERATVLAATAAEVPAKQADAVPQVTPLDLMEVQVGYGLIGMVDGEQGGALLERIKGLRRQTASDMGFLVPPIHIRDNLQLRPNEYAILLKGVELVRGEVLPGHVLAIDPGTAQRGAVQGIPTKEPAFGLPALWVAEPAREQAQMAGYTVVDTSSAIATHLSEVIKRHAHELIGRQEAQALLDELVKTHPKLVEELIPNLLPLGTVVRILANLLRERVPVRDLRTILEAVADQAGVTKDPDSLTEAARQALGRTITRQYLTQEGMLPVISLDPRLDRKLAEQVAAAAQQGQWGMEPGIAQKLLTLLKQAVERVLAKGQQPVILCSPTLRRHLRRLTERVLPTVPILALNEIDGAARVQALETVRAGEEAA; the protein is encoded by the coding sequence ATGAGCGCACAGCAACAGACCATGACAGGCATCAATATCGGGAAATATCCCGACGTGGTGATGTCGGTGTCGGTGGTGGGCATTCTGATGATCATGCTGCTGCCTCTGCCCCGGTTCGCCCTGGACCTGCTGCTCTCCTTCAACATCACATTGGCGATCATCGTCCTGCTGGTCGGGATGCAAGTACGCAAGCCGTTGGAGTTTTCCGTGTTCCCGTCCGTCTTGTTGCTGGTGACGCTGCTGCGGCTCTCGCTGAACATCGCTTCGACCCGCCTGATCCTGCTCCACGGGAACGAAGGCGCGGCGGCGGCCGGCGAGGTGATCCGGGCCTTCGGCAATTTCGTCGTGGGCGGCAATTACACGGTCGGCCTGGTCGTCTTCACGATTCTCGTGATCATCAACTTCGTCGTTGTGACGAAGGGCGCCGGCCGCATCGCCGAGGTCGCCGCGCGCTTCACCCTCGACGCGATGCCGGGCAAGCAGATGAGCATCGACGCCGATCTGAACGCCGGGCTCATCAATGAGTCGGAAGCCCGCCGCCGCCGGAAAGAAATCGCGGAAGAAGCGGACTTCTACGGGGCCATGGACGGGGCCAGCAAGTTCGTCCGGGGCGACGCCATCGCCGCGGTGGTCATCATCCTGGTGAACATCATCGGCGGTTTGACGATCGGGGTGTTGCAGCAGAGCATGAGTCTGGCCGCGGCGGCCCAGGTGTATACGCTCCTGACGGTCGGCGAAGGGCTGGTGGCCCAGGTGCCGGCCCTCATCATTTCGACGGCCGCCGGCATGATCGTGACCCGGGCCGCCTCCGAGTCGGATCTGGGCCAGGACATCGCGAACCAGATCCTGGTGTCCCCCAAGGTGTTCGCCACGGCGTCGGTGATCCTGGTGGGGATGGGCCTCGTGCCGGGCCTGCCGCATCTGGCGTTCATCGCGCTGGGGGGGCTGGTCGGGTGGCTGGCGTACGAATTGACCCAGCAGCAGCGCGAGCGGGCCACCGTGCTGGCGGCGACCGCCGCCGAGGTGCCGGCGAAACAGGCGGATGCCGTTCCGCAAGTGACGCCGCTGGACCTGATGGAAGTGCAGGTCGGGTACGGCCTGATCGGCATGGTGGACGGGGAGCAGGGCGGAGCCTTGCTGGAGCGCATCAAGGGGCTCCGTCGCCAGACGGCGTCGGACATGGGATTCCTGGTCCCGCCCATTCATATCCGGGACAACCTGCAACTGCGGCCGAACGAATACGCGATTCTCTTGAAAGGGGTCGAACTCGTGCGCGGCGAAGTCCTGCCGGGGCACGTGCTGGCGATCGATCCGGGGACCGCCCAGCGGGGCGCGGTCCAGGGCATTCCCACGAAGGAGCCGGCGTTCGGGCTGCCGGCCCTGTGGGTGGCGGAGCCGGCCCGCGAACAGGCCCAGATGGCCGGCTACACGGTGGTGGATACCAGCTCCGCCATTGCCACGCACCTCTCGGAGGTCATCAAGCGCCACGCGCATGAATTGATCGGACGCCAGGAGGCGCAGGCCCTGCTGGATGAACTCGTGAAGACGCATCCCAAGCTCGTTGAAGAACTGATCCCCAATCTTCTGCCGCTCGGCACGGTCGTGCGCATTTTGGCGAACCTGCTGCGCGAACGCGTGCCGGTCCGCGACCTGCGCACGATCCTGGAGGCCGTGGCGGATCAGGCCGGGGTGACGAAGGACCCGGACAGTCTGACGGAGGCCGCCCGGCAGGCGTTGGGCCGCACGATCACCCGGCAGTATTTGACGCAAGAGGGAATGCTCCCGGTCATCAGCCTGGACCCGCGCCTGGACCGCAAGCTGGCGGAGCAGGTCGCGGCGGCGGCGCAACAGGGACAGTGGGGAATGGAGCCGGGCATTGCCCAGAAACTGTTGACGTTGCTCAAGCAGGCGGTGGAGCGAGTGCTGGCCAAAGGGCAGCAGCCGGTCATTCTCTGCTCCCCGACGTTGCGCCGGCACTTGCGGCGGCTGACTGAACGGGTTCTGCCGACGGTGCCCATCCTGGCGCTGAACGAGATCGACGGCGCGGCACGGGTGCAGGCGTTGGAAACGGTCCGGGCCGGCGAAGAAGCGGCCTAG
- a CDS encoding MinD/ParA family protein, giving the protein MTSRTEDHVDQATKLRELAGDVLCEERRNRSSGVQVIAVTSGKGGVGKTNVVANLALAMAQTGKRVMVLDADLGLANLDVLLGLVPAYTLAHVLAGEKRLDEIILTGPAGVQILPASSGIQDLTALTSDQQQLLRDEFDRLAQDVDVLLIDTGAGISSNVLFFAVAAQEIMVVASPEPTSITDAYALMKVLSNRFSEKRFRLLVNMVRRREEGPEVYRKIGLVADRFLNISIDYVGAIPADDYVPMAVRRQRAVLDLFPQAPASREFQRLAGTVAQWRVAESPKGSVQFFLQSLISQG; this is encoded by the coding sequence ATGACGAGTAGAACGGAGGACCACGTGGATCAGGCGACCAAGTTGCGGGAGCTGGCGGGCGACGTGTTGTGCGAAGAACGGCGGAATCGTTCTTCGGGAGTCCAGGTCATTGCGGTGACCAGCGGGAAGGGCGGCGTCGGCAAGACGAACGTCGTGGCGAATCTGGCCCTGGCTATGGCCCAGACCGGCAAGCGGGTCATGGTATTGGACGCGGATTTGGGATTGGCCAACCTGGACGTGCTGTTGGGGCTGGTGCCGGCCTATACCCTGGCGCACGTGCTGGCCGGGGAAAAGCGCTTGGACGAGATCATCCTCACGGGCCCGGCCGGTGTGCAAATTCTCCCGGCCAGCTCCGGAATCCAGGATCTGACCGCGTTGACGTCGGACCAGCAGCAGCTCTTGCGGGACGAATTCGACCGGCTGGCGCAGGACGTGGATGTGCTGCTGATCGACACGGGCGCCGGCATTTCGTCCAATGTCCTGTTTTTCGCCGTGGCGGCCCAGGAGATCATGGTGGTGGCGTCCCCGGAGCCGACCTCGATCACGGATGCCTATGCCCTGATGAAAGTCCTGTCCAACCGGTTCAGCGAAAAACGCTTTCGCTTGTTGGTGAACATGGTCCGTCGCCGGGAGGAAGGACCGGAGGTGTATCGGAAGATCGGTTTGGTCGCGGACCGGTTTCTGAACATCTCCATCGACTATGTCGGAGCCATTCCCGCGGACGACTATGTGCCGATGGCCGTGCGCCGGCAACGGGCCGTGCTGGACCTGTTTCCCCAGGCTCCGGCCAGCCGGGAGTTCCAACGGTTGGCCGGCACGGTGGCGCAGTGGCGGGTGGCCGAGTCGCCCAAAGGCTCCGTGCAGTTTTTTCTGCAGAGCCTGATCAGCCAGGGTTGA
- the flhB gene encoding flagellar biosynthesis protein FlhB, which translates to MAEQDGSRTEQATARRKEESRKKGQVAISRDVPMAVTLLGALTVLYWLIGPALASLTRLMREWLTLAMDPGLHGQLSQTAVQALMVKVGMDALGLVLPLLGAVTVLGVSSYVAQTGFLWKPDGLQADPSRLDPIAGFGRLLSLRSVVELGKSVLKITVIAWVGVMAIRHEIGGLPQLVQYDLAGVLGMAGGLAYKMTLWIGLTVAVMAAADYGYQRFEWERSLRMTKEEIKQEHRETEGDPLLKSRVRSLQRQMARNRMMAAVPKADVVITNPTHLAVALRYDFQSMAAPIVVAKGAGFIAEQIKKVAAEHGVRVVENKFVARTLFKMVEIGGAVPSDLYRAVAEILALVYRARGKRAL; encoded by the coding sequence ATGGCTGAGCAGGATGGCAGCCGGACCGAACAGGCGACCGCGCGTCGCAAAGAGGAGAGCCGCAAGAAGGGGCAGGTGGCGATCAGCCGGGATGTCCCGATGGCGGTCACCCTGCTGGGGGCGCTCACGGTGCTCTACTGGCTGATCGGGCCGGCCCTGGCGAGTCTGACCCGGTTGATGAGGGAATGGCTCACGCTGGCGATGGATCCCGGCCTGCACGGCCAGTTGTCCCAGACAGCCGTCCAGGCCCTCATGGTGAAAGTCGGCATGGATGCCCTGGGCCTGGTGCTCCCGCTCCTGGGCGCGGTGACGGTCCTCGGGGTCTCCTCTTACGTGGCTCAAACCGGCTTTCTCTGGAAGCCCGACGGCCTGCAAGCGGATCCGAGCCGCCTGGACCCGATCGCGGGATTCGGGCGGCTGTTGTCGTTGCGGTCCGTCGTGGAACTGGGCAAGTCCGTGCTGAAAATCACCGTCATCGCCTGGGTCGGTGTCATGGCGATCCGCCATGAAATTGGCGGCCTGCCGCAGCTCGTGCAGTACGACCTGGCCGGCGTGCTCGGGATGGCCGGCGGGCTGGCGTACAAGATGACGCTCTGGATCGGGTTGACCGTCGCGGTGATGGCGGCCGCCGACTATGGGTATCAACGGTTTGAGTGGGAGCGGAGCCTCCGGATGACCAAGGAGGAGATCAAGCAGGAGCATCGAGAGACGGAAGGCGATCCGTTGCTGAAGTCGCGGGTACGCAGCTTGCAACGACAGATGGCGAGAAACCGGATGATGGCGGCGGTCCCGAAGGCGGATGTGGTGATTACGAATCCAACACACTTGGCGGTGGCGTTGCGGTACGACTTCCAGAGCATGGCGGCCCCGATCGTCGTCGCCAAAGGCGCCGGCTTCATCGCCGAGCAGATCAAGAAGGTGGCGGCCGAGCACGGGGTCCGGGTGGTCGAGAACAAGTTCGTGGCGCGGACGCTGTTCAAGATGGTCGAAATCGGCGGAGCCGTGCCGTCGGACCTGTATCGGGCGGTGGCGGAGATTCTGGCGTTGGTCTACCGCGCCCGCGGGAAGCGGGCGCTGTAA